One window from the genome of Marinifilum sp. JC120 encodes:
- a CDS encoding ribbon-helix-helix protein, CopG family, translating into MPQSSTSFRTDPDTLSSLDEIAKDMGRSRNWVLNKAIKDFIEYQQWFKKQVQEGLEAADKGEFATDEEINDVFNRFGG; encoded by the coding sequence ATGCCCCAATCGAGCACAAGTTTTCGTACCGATCCGGACACTCTGTCCTCCCTTGATGAAATAGCCAAGGACATGGGCAGAAGCCGCAACTGGGTGCTGAATAAAGCAATCAAAGATTTTATTGAATACCAACAGTGGTTCAAAAAACAGGTTCAGGAAGGACTGGAAGCAGCGGACAAAGGTGAGTTTGCAACTGATGAAGAGATCAACGACGTCTTCAACAGGT